One Sagittula stellata E-37 genomic window carries:
- a CDS encoding bifunctional diguanylate cyclase/phosphodiesterase gives MSDLWESNAVESGAAFQEEVSRIVESAETLIRDSLGATDVVLIPRGSSKHGDVHLLRQSAFSELEETATRFLDDYLIHRATGASVPIAKTMPHSVDQRQGRDQVICRILLDDDYGVCGSLAVRLPAGDAATGPSSARLDAISAMVSTMLKSVTTSFELEIELIAAQRRSARLEIQTRTDPLTGAQTLGAFEREVRKRLHDSAEACALILFEVENLRSINDLFGYQFGNTYLGLVAGALSAALPDTAIVGRLGGDQFGALVELPEHYNSYLGDVLSRCRDSILRSTATLGRPNLGRTSGGAAVYPNDAANYDTLFELAEGALFVSKRSARGLPTVFAPGIDPRPNPREITRSFKAALAANQIRPYFQPVYNLLTGECAGFEVLARWEDPERGVLMPDDFIPILNDPENAERLTQKLTGTALKALADLGPHRARNLTIAINVTSFDLMNREFAFELQSHLSEVEWLSWSQIIIEVTEKIMLGAAEGQVFRTLEELRRRGARVALDDFGTGYGGLRHLSGWPVDILKIDRHFIGRMLDSDIDRAIVESILHLSEHSDLTVIAEGIETPAQLRALQSMNCAKGQGHLFAAALPASGLADSLESIDFDALNSRDSW, from the coding sequence TTGAGTGATCTCTGGGAGAGTAATGCCGTTGAATCGGGCGCCGCCTTTCAGGAGGAAGTCAGTCGCATCGTCGAATCCGCGGAAACGCTGATCCGAGATTCGCTCGGGGCCACCGACGTCGTCTTGATACCGCGCGGAAGCTCCAAACACGGCGATGTTCACCTGCTGCGCCAGTCGGCATTCTCCGAGCTCGAAGAAACCGCGACACGTTTTCTGGACGATTACCTGATCCATCGCGCCACAGGTGCCAGCGTGCCGATCGCAAAGACGATGCCGCACTCCGTGGACCAGCGGCAAGGGAGAGATCAGGTCATCTGCCGCATCCTGCTGGACGATGACTACGGCGTCTGCGGCAGCCTCGCCGTGCGGTTGCCAGCAGGCGACGCAGCCACCGGGCCGAGCAGCGCACGGCTCGACGCCATTTCGGCCATGGTCTCGACGATGTTGAAGTCGGTGACCACCAGCTTCGAACTCGAGATCGAGCTGATCGCCGCGCAACGCCGCTCTGCCCGGCTGGAAATCCAGACGCGGACCGATCCGCTGACCGGAGCGCAGACGCTCGGCGCATTCGAACGCGAGGTCCGCAAGCGGTTGCACGACAGTGCGGAGGCATGCGCCCTGATCCTCTTCGAGGTGGAAAACCTCAGGTCCATCAACGATCTCTTCGGCTACCAGTTCGGAAACACGTATCTTGGGCTGGTCGCGGGCGCGCTTTCGGCCGCCCTGCCGGACACCGCAATCGTCGGTCGGCTTGGCGGTGACCAATTCGGCGCGCTGGTCGAATTGCCCGAGCACTACAACAGCTATCTTGGCGACGTGCTGTCCCGCTGCCGCGACAGTATACTGCGCAGCACCGCCACGCTGGGGCGGCCGAACCTCGGCCGGACCAGTGGTGGCGCCGCTGTTTATCCCAACGACGCCGCGAACTACGACACGCTTTTCGAGCTGGCCGAAGGCGCGCTCTTCGTCTCGAAGCGCAGCGCACGCGGCCTGCCCACGGTTTTCGCACCAGGTATCGACCCGCGTCCGAACCCGCGCGAGATTACGCGCAGCTTCAAAGCCGCACTCGCAGCCAACCAGATCCGCCCCTATTTCCAGCCGGTTTACAACCTCCTGACCGGCGAATGTGCCGGCTTCGAGGTGTTGGCCCGCTGGGAAGATCCGGAGCGGGGCGTCCTGATGCCCGACGACTTCATCCCGATCCTGAACGATCCCGAGAACGCCGAGCGGTTGACCCAGAAACTGACCGGCACGGCGTTGAAGGCGCTGGCCGATCTCGGTCCGCATCGGGCGCGGAATCTGACGATTGCCATCAACGTAACCAGCTTCGACCTGATGAACCGGGAATTCGCCTTCGAACTGCAGTCCCACCTGTCCGAGGTCGAATGGCTGTCGTGGTCGCAGATCATCATCGAGGTAACCGAAAAGATCATGCTCGGCGCCGCCGAAGGGCAGGTCTTCCGCACGCTCGAGGAATTGCGCCGCCGTGGCGCACGTGTGGCGCTGGACGACTTCGGCACCGGCTACGGCGGGCTGCGCCATCTCAGCGGGTGGCCGGTGGACATCCTCAAGATCGACCGCCATTTCATCGGGCGGATGCTCGACAGCGACATTGACCGCGCCATCGTCGAATCGATCCTCCACCTGTCCGAACACTCCGACCTGACTGTCATCGCCGAGGGGATCGAGACACCGGCGCAGCTTCGCGCGCTGCAAAGCATGAACTGTGCCAAGGGTCAGGGCCACCTTTTCGCGGCGGCGCTGCCAGCGTCCGGCCTTGCCGACAGCCTCGAAAGCATCGACTTCGACGCGCTCAACAGCAGGGACAGCTGGTAG
- the trpS gene encoding tryptophan--tRNA ligase, producing MTEGVQTSPAFAHRVFSGIQPSGGLTLGNYLGALKRFAQSQNTGVQSIYCMVDMHAITVWQDPATLTRATRELCAGFIASGIDPEKSILFNQSQVAGHAQLAWVFNCVARMGWMQRMTQWKDKAGKNQQNASLGLFAYPALMAADILLYHATHVPVGEDQKQHVELTRDIAIKFNHDFGVDFFPIPEPVIEGAATRVMSLRDGSKKMSKSDPSDMARINMTDDADAIASKIRKAKTDPEALPSEAEGLEGRAEARNLVRIYAALSDTTVDDVLRDVGGRQFSEFKPMLSDLAVAKLSPISVEMARLMENPSEIDAILARGAERAREIATPVIDRTLEIVGMVR from the coding sequence ATGACCGAGGGGGTCCAAACCTCTCCCGCCTTCGCGCACCGAGTCTTTTCCGGCATCCAGCCTTCCGGCGGCCTGACGCTCGGCAATTACCTTGGCGCGCTCAAGCGTTTCGCGCAGAGCCAGAACACCGGCGTGCAGTCGATCTACTGCATGGTCGACATGCACGCGATCACGGTCTGGCAGGACCCAGCCACCCTGACGCGGGCCACGCGCGAGCTTTGTGCCGGGTTCATCGCATCCGGCATCGACCCGGAAAAGTCGATCCTGTTCAACCAGAGCCAGGTCGCGGGCCATGCTCAACTTGCATGGGTCTTCAACTGCGTTGCGCGGATGGGCTGGATGCAGCGGATGACGCAGTGGAAGGACAAGGCCGGCAAGAACCAGCAGAACGCCTCGCTGGGCCTGTTCGCCTATCCCGCACTTATGGCTGCCGACATTCTCCTGTACCACGCGACGCACGTCCCGGTGGGCGAGGACCAGAAGCAGCACGTCGAACTGACCCGCGACATTGCGATCAAGTTCAACCATGACTTCGGCGTCGACTTCTTTCCGATCCCCGAGCCGGTGATCGAAGGCGCGGCTACCCGCGTCATGTCCCTGCGCGACGGTTCGAAGAAAATGTCGAAATCCGATCCTTCGGACATGGCGCGGATCAACATGACGGATGACGCGGACGCCATCGCATCGAAGATACGCAAGGCCAAGACCGATCCCGAAGCCCTGCCGTCGGAGGCCGAGGGCCTGGAAGGCCGGGCCGAGGCGCGCAACCTCGTCAGAATCTACGCCGCCCTGTCGGACACGACGGTGGACGACGTGCTGCGCGATGTCGGTGGGCGTCAGTTCTCGGAATTCAAGCCGATGCTCTCCGACCTCGCCGTGGCAAAGCTGTCGCCGATTTCCGTCGAAATGGCCCGGCTGATGGAGAACCCGTCCGAAATCGACGCCATCCTTGCCCGCGGGGCCGAGCGCGCGCGCGAAATCGCGACTCCGGTCATTGATCGCACCCTGGAGATCGTCGGGATGGTGCGATGA
- a CDS encoding rhomboid family intramembrane serine protease, with amino-acid sequence MTHPHNEAPVNPLPPVVAAMFLVLLGIEAFFSLSDMGMIGGRDAVGLRFSYIERFGFSGQVFDWMLENGRYPPEHLIRFVSYPFLHGSFYEALFGMVFLLAMGKIVTESMGPLAFVAIFFVSAVVGAVCFGLFSNDPWLVGAYPSDFGLIGGFTYLLWLRLGQEGGPQMRAFGLIGMLMGIRLVFGLLFGTDDTWIADLAGFFAGFLLAVVMVPGGWRRFLHRVRGGRG; translated from the coding sequence ATGACCCATCCGCACAACGAAGCGCCGGTGAACCCGCTGCCCCCGGTCGTCGCCGCGATGTTCCTTGTCCTGCTGGGGATCGAGGCGTTCTTTTCGCTGTCCGACATGGGGATGATCGGCGGCCGTGACGCGGTGGGACTCCGGTTCAGCTATATCGAGCGGTTCGGCTTTTCGGGGCAGGTCTTCGACTGGATGCTGGAGAACGGGCGTTATCCGCCCGAGCACCTGATCCGCTTCGTGTCCTACCCGTTCCTGCACGGCAGTTTCTACGAGGCGCTGTTTGGCATGGTCTTCCTGCTGGCCATGGGCAAGATCGTGACGGAGTCGATGGGGCCGCTGGCTTTTGTCGCTATCTTCTTCGTCAGTGCCGTGGTGGGGGCCGTGTGTTTCGGTCTGTTCAGCAACGATCCGTGGCTGGTGGGCGCTTACCCGTCGGACTTCGGCCTGATCGGCGGCTTTACCTACCTGTTGTGGCTGCGGCTAGGGCAGGAGGGCGGCCCACAGATGCGGGCCTTCGGGCTGATCGGCATGCTGATGGGCATTCGCCTGGTCTTTGGCCTGCTGTTCGGGACGGACGACACGTGGATTGCCGACCTCGCTGGGTTCTTCGCCGGGTTCCTGCTGGCGGTCGTGATGGTCCCGGGCGGATGGCGCCGTTTCCTGCACCGCGTGCGCGGCGGACGGGGCTAG